Proteins encoded within one genomic window of Streptomyces sp. NBC_01314:
- a CDS encoding sugar ABC transporter substrate-binding protein, producing the protein MNARTTSNTPSTRIRRRTTALRRTATALAASAAAVSLASCGVVDVGDTAEASPTKGDDITVGVLFPDKDTKRYEQFDYPNIKKKIAELTDNKGVTKYANAEKDPETQNSQLEQMVTDKVDIIIVDAVDSKTIASAVQTAHDAGIPVIAYDRLAEGPIDGYVSFDNELVGQVQGRSLVEDLGDSAANKIVMMNGSPTDPNAAMFKEGALSELQDKVTISETFDTKDWDPVVAKANMEKAVAKLGVANIDAVYAANDGIAGAVIDVLKTAGVSKVPPVTGQDADLDAVQRILTGDQYMTVYKSFPTQASAAAEMAVAKVQGRSIEFDALAKDSIDSPTTKKIPAQLVPPVALTKSNIKDTVIADGIYTVKQICTSAFKDACEAAKLD; encoded by the coding sequence GTGAACGCCCGTACCACCAGCAACACCCCCAGCACTCGTATACGTCGTCGCACCACCGCTCTGCGCCGTACCGCCACCGCCCTCGCCGCCTCCGCCGCGGCCGTCTCCCTCGCCTCCTGCGGGGTCGTGGACGTCGGTGACACCGCGGAGGCGAGCCCCACGAAGGGCGACGACATCACGGTGGGCGTGCTGTTCCCCGACAAGGACACCAAGCGGTACGAGCAGTTCGACTACCCGAACATCAAGAAGAAGATCGCCGAGCTGACCGACAACAAGGGCGTCACCAAGTACGCCAACGCGGAGAAGGACCCGGAGACCCAGAACAGCCAGCTAGAGCAGATGGTCACGGACAAGGTCGACATCATCATCGTCGACGCCGTGGACTCCAAGACCATCGCTTCCGCCGTGCAGACGGCGCACGACGCGGGCATCCCCGTCATCGCCTACGACCGGCTGGCCGAGGGCCCGATCGACGGCTATGTCTCCTTCGACAACGAGCTGGTCGGGCAGGTGCAGGGCCGCTCGCTGGTGGAGGATCTGGGCGACAGTGCCGCCAACAAGATCGTCATGATGAACGGGTCCCCCACCGACCCGAACGCCGCCATGTTCAAGGAGGGCGCGCTCTCCGAGCTCCAGGACAAGGTGACGATCTCCGAGACGTTCGACACCAAGGACTGGGACCCGGTCGTTGCCAAGGCGAACATGGAGAAGGCCGTCGCCAAGCTCGGCGTCGCCAACATCGACGCCGTCTACGCCGCGAACGACGGTATCGCCGGCGCTGTCATCGACGTGCTGAAGACCGCCGGTGTCTCCAAGGTGCCGCCGGTCACCGGGCAGGACGCCGACCTGGACGCCGTGCAGCGGATCCTCACGGGCGACCAGTACATGACCGTGTACAAGTCGTTCCCGACGCAGGCGAGCGCCGCCGCCGAGATGGCCGTCGCCAAGGTCCAGGGCCGCTCCATCGAGTTCGACGCCCTCGCCAAGGACAGCATCGACTCCCCGACCACCAAGAAGATCCCGGCCCAGCTGGTGCCCCCGGTCGCGCTGACCAAGTCCAACATCAAGGACACGGTCATCGCCGACGGCATCTACACGGTCAAGCAGATCTGCACGTCGGCCTTCAAGGACGCGTGCGAAGCGGCCAAGCTGGACTAG
- a CDS encoding type IV secretory system conjugative DNA transfer family protein has protein sequence MTAEQQKKPRAEDDWTIEIVIVVAIVLLGVVGAWLAAKIGAPFADAPAPASNPLTFVVALVKGDYSWPGSPASAVAAGEAVLLGILGTAAYRVVQRFKKKPKVDGAAQHLAKGEELGKLTMKGAAATAERLGVKARTPGVFIGRSVKGRQPLFGSYEDMHVDIWGPRTGKTTRRAVPAILDGPGAVLVTSNKRDIVDSTRGPRSARGPVWVFDPQQVAAETPSWWWNPLSYVTDVAKARKMADHFASGSRDANASTDAFFDPAGQDLLANLLLAAACGKMPITQLYTWLSNPKDDTPERILRGAGHSMAADGLNGVLTAPDKQRSGIYGVAQQMASCLVNPEVNRWVTPPADPNAPEFDPHAFVRTAGTLYSLSREGRDSAGPLVTALTVAVVEAAEEYATTQRGGRLALPLVGVLDEAANVCRWRSLPDLYSHYGSRGIILMTILQSWAQGIEVWGERGMEKLWSAANIRVYGGGVSDTRFLGDLSELAGEYDQREYQASRESEFGGWSGNRTVSESVSRQRVLGVSDLGAMPPGRALVLASGTKPVLVETIPWWEGPYAQEIQASLKKYDPGAR, from the coding sequence GTGACCGCAGAACAGCAGAAGAAGCCCCGCGCCGAGGACGACTGGACGATCGAGATCGTCATCGTGGTCGCGATCGTGCTCCTGGGTGTCGTCGGGGCCTGGCTCGCGGCGAAGATCGGCGCGCCGTTCGCGGACGCGCCGGCGCCGGCGTCGAACCCGTTGACGTTCGTCGTCGCCCTGGTCAAGGGCGACTACAGCTGGCCGGGATCCCCGGCCAGTGCCGTCGCCGCCGGTGAGGCCGTGCTGCTCGGCATCCTGGGGACCGCCGCGTACCGGGTTGTGCAGCGGTTCAAGAAGAAGCCGAAGGTGGACGGCGCGGCGCAGCACCTCGCGAAGGGTGAGGAGCTGGGCAAGTTGACGATGAAGGGCGCGGCGGCCACGGCCGAGCGGCTCGGCGTGAAGGCCCGGACGCCGGGTGTCTTCATCGGAAGGTCCGTCAAGGGCAGGCAGCCGTTGTTCGGTTCGTACGAGGACATGCACGTCGACATCTGGGGCCCGCGTACCGGCAAGACGACCCGGCGGGCGGTCCCCGCGATCCTCGACGGGCCCGGCGCCGTCCTCGTCACCTCCAACAAGCGGGACATCGTGGACTCCACACGGGGCCCCCGCTCCGCGCGCGGCCCCGTGTGGGTCTTCGACCCGCAGCAGGTCGCCGCCGAGACGCCCAGCTGGTGGTGGAACCCGCTGTCGTACGTCACCGACGTGGCCAAGGCCCGCAAGATGGCCGACCACTTCGCCAGCGGGTCGCGTGACGCCAACGCCTCCACCGACGCCTTCTTCGACCCGGCCGGCCAGGACCTGCTCGCCAACCTGCTGCTCGCCGCCGCCTGCGGCAAGATGCCGATCACCCAGCTCTACACCTGGCTGTCCAATCCCAAGGACGACACCCCCGAGCGCATCCTGCGCGGCGCCGGGCACTCGATGGCCGCCGACGGCCTCAACGGTGTCCTCACCGCCCCCGACAAACAGCGCAGCGGCATCTACGGCGTCGCCCAGCAGATGGCGTCCTGCCTGGTCAACCCGGAGGTCAACCGCTGGGTGACCCCGCCCGCCGACCCGAACGCGCCCGAGTTCGACCCGCACGCGTTCGTCCGCACCGCCGGCACCCTGTACTCCCTGTCCCGTGAGGGCCGGGACTCCGCCGGGCCGCTCGTCACCGCGCTCACCGTCGCCGTCGTCGAGGCCGCCGAGGAGTACGCCACCACCCAGCGCGGCGGCCGCCTCGCGCTGCCCCTCGTCGGCGTCCTCGACGAGGCCGCCAACGTCTGCCGCTGGCGCTCCCTGCCCGACCTGTACTCCCACTACGGCTCGCGCGGCATCATCCTCATGACCATCCTCCAGTCCTGGGCGCAGGGCATCGAGGTGTGGGGCGAGCGCGGCATGGAGAAGCTGTGGTCGGCCGCGAACATCCGGGTCTACGGCGGCGGCGTCTCCGACACCCGCTTCCTGGGCGACCTCAGCGAGCTGGCGGGTGAGTACGACCAGCGTGAGTACCAGGCGAGCCGTGAGTCGGAGTTCGGCGGCTGGAGCGGTAACCGCACGGTCAGCGAGTCCGTCAGCCGCCAACGCGTCCTCGGCGTCTCCGACCTCGGCGCCATGCCCCCGGGCCGCGCCCTCGTCCTCGCCTCCGGCACCAAGCCGGTCCTGGTCGAGACCATCCCGTGGTGGGAGGGCCCGTACGCCCAGGAGATCCAGGCGTCCCTGAAGAAGTACGACCCCGGGGCGCGCTGA
- a CDS encoding LuxR C-terminal-related transcriptional regulator: protein MGDGLYGVSEGHEHGPAELCEAGLDLYGQALREGRIPAEDSDHVPCLLDFGLLRADDKDPRWLRPLAPTLALPRLLHESARDIARRRHDEARLAEAFEPLLALDGLSESVTEVPGIGLLTGFDRINEAISLAMDEARDELLTIQPGGKRSPVRLRDVGLPREQRLLSRGCRIRTLYQDTTRHDLGVVAHFEQLTGDVQVRTLDEVTKRLLIVDRSVAFLPASEDRTRALEIRQPALVSFLATVFDRLWRLATPMYPEAVRVPSTDGVTPRQRAIARLLVEGHTDSAIADRLGLNIRTARLHIAKLAAQLGSESRAQLGYLIGRSGILERQPEP from the coding sequence GTGGGAGACGGGTTGTACGGGGTCTCCGAGGGTCACGAGCACGGACCAGCGGAGTTGTGCGAGGCGGGGCTGGACCTGTACGGGCAGGCGCTGCGCGAGGGCCGGATCCCGGCAGAGGACTCCGATCACGTGCCCTGTCTGCTCGACTTCGGGCTCCTGCGCGCGGACGACAAAGACCCACGGTGGCTGCGCCCGCTGGCGCCGACGCTGGCCCTGCCGCGACTGCTGCACGAGAGCGCCCGGGACATCGCCCGGCGGCGGCACGACGAGGCCCGGCTGGCGGAGGCGTTCGAACCACTGCTGGCACTCGACGGGCTTTCCGAGTCGGTCACGGAGGTTCCGGGCATCGGTCTGCTGACCGGATTCGACCGGATCAACGAGGCCATAAGCCTGGCCATGGACGAGGCCCGCGACGAGTTGCTCACCATCCAGCCCGGGGGCAAACGCTCCCCCGTGCGTCTGCGTGACGTGGGCCTCCCCCGCGAACAGCGGTTACTGTCCCGGGGCTGCCGCATCCGCACGCTCTACCAGGACACCACGCGGCACGACCTCGGAGTCGTCGCCCACTTCGAGCAGCTGACGGGTGACGTCCAGGTCCGCACCCTCGACGAGGTCACGAAGCGCCTCCTGATCGTGGACCGGTCGGTGGCCTTCCTCCCCGCCAGCGAGGACCGCACGCGGGCCCTGGAGATCCGGCAGCCCGCCCTGGTCTCCTTCCTCGCCACGGTCTTCGACCGCCTTTGGAGGCTGGCCACCCCCATGTATCCCGAAGCCGTCCGGGTCCCCTCGACCGACGGCGTCACCCCCCGCCAACGCGCCATCGCCCGTCTCCTGGTGGAGGGCCACACCGACTCCGCCATCGCCGACCGTCTCGGCCTCAACATCCGCACCGCCCGTCTGCACATCGCCAAGCTCGCAGCCCAGCTGGGCAGTGAGAGTCGAGCCCAACTCGGCTATCTCATCGGGCGGTCGGGGATTCTGGAGCGGCAACCGGAGCCGTAG
- a CDS encoding LuxR C-terminal-related transcriptional regulator produces MAGHANEEHPHGADRLCAAGDRVYSRAVRRGRVPRADADPVPCLLDLALLHPDPDDMGWLVPTSPQEVMTRLLRGVHAEVSASQARMGAAVDAVEWYAGLGSSRGRQSAESNAIRVLDGLARIRAAIDEATDRCTSEVLTVQPGGIRREDELREGLHRALAMCRRGVRMRDLYTHVARHGQGLHNYMELMGESAEARTLDEVVERLIVFDRTVAFIPANTDRTMALEIRHPALVEYLVTVFERLWRLGVPLAESLPSTGVTGITHRERSIAALLAEGHQDAVVAERLGISVRTCRAHIARLSERLGAASRTQLGVRIAQAGLDGPPRSTPPDDLPALPSPTAPVAAPESPTAR; encoded by the coding sequence ATGGCCGGGCACGCGAACGAGGAGCATCCGCACGGTGCCGACCGGCTCTGCGCCGCCGGGGACCGCGTGTACTCCAGAGCCGTACGACGGGGCCGCGTCCCGCGCGCGGACGCCGACCCCGTGCCCTGCCTGCTCGACCTCGCCCTGCTGCACCCCGACCCCGACGACATGGGCTGGCTGGTTCCCACCTCCCCGCAGGAGGTCATGACCCGGCTGCTGCGTGGTGTCCACGCGGAGGTCAGCGCCAGCCAGGCGCGCATGGGCGCGGCGGTCGACGCCGTCGAGTGGTACGCGGGCCTCGGCAGCTCCCGGGGCAGGCAGTCGGCGGAGAGCAATGCGATCCGGGTGCTCGACGGGCTGGCCCGGATCCGGGCGGCGATCGACGAGGCCACCGACCGTTGCACCTCGGAGGTGCTGACCGTGCAGCCGGGCGGCATCCGGCGCGAGGACGAGCTGCGCGAGGGGCTGCACCGGGCGCTGGCGATGTGCCGCCGGGGTGTGCGCATGCGGGACCTGTACACGCATGTGGCCCGGCACGGGCAGGGCCTGCACAACTACATGGAGCTGATGGGGGAGTCGGCGGAGGCCCGCACCCTGGACGAGGTCGTGGAACGCCTCATCGTCTTCGACCGCACCGTGGCCTTCATCCCCGCCAACACCGACCGGACCATGGCCCTGGAGATCCGCCACCCGGCGCTGGTGGAGTACCTGGTCACCGTCTTCGAACGGCTGTGGCGGCTCGGCGTCCCGCTCGCCGAGTCCCTCCCGTCGACCGGTGTCACGGGCATCACCCACCGGGAGCGGTCCATCGCGGCACTGCTGGCGGAGGGCCACCAGGACGCGGTGGTCGCCGAGCGGCTCGGCATCAGCGTCCGCACCTGCCGGGCCCACATCGCCCGCCTCTCCGAGCGGCTCGGCGCGGCCAGCCGTACACAGCTGGGCGTCCGCATCGCCCAGGCCGGCCTCGACGGCCCACCCCGCTCCACCCCACCGGACGACCTCCCCGCCCTGCCCTCCCCTACGGCTCCGGTTGCCGCTCCAGAATCCCCGACCGCCCGATGA
- a CDS encoding GNAT family N-acetyltransferase: MRALLEDDLAGASAEAGVALTEDFVTDTAKWVWRYRVNQLASDPGCVGWITQIVVAQPEGVVVGFAGFQGPPDEAGMVELGYSVTPVHRRQGYARAMLTALVRRAAAEARVGTVRVTISPDNAASLATISGFGFVEVGEQWDEEDGLELVFEVPV; encoded by the coding sequence ATGAGGGCCTTGCTGGAGGACGACCTGGCTGGCGCCAGTGCCGAAGCAGGTGTCGCTCTCACCGAGGACTTCGTCACCGACACGGCGAAGTGGGTGTGGCGGTATCGGGTCAACCAGCTGGCCTCGGACCCGGGTTGCGTGGGGTGGATCACTCAGATCGTGGTGGCCCAGCCGGAAGGTGTCGTCGTGGGGTTCGCCGGGTTCCAGGGGCCGCCGGATGAGGCGGGGATGGTGGAGCTCGGTTACTCGGTGACCCCCGTCCACCGTCGTCAGGGCTACGCCAGGGCGATGCTGACCGCGTTGGTCCGTCGTGCCGCTGCCGAAGCCCGAGTCGGGACCGTGCGGGTGACGATCAGTCCTGACAACGCCGCATCCCTGGCCACGATTTCGGGATTCGGCTTTGTGGAGGTCGGAGAGCAATGGGACGAGGAGGACGGCCTCGAACTCGTATTTGAAGTTCCGGTCTGA